A stretch of Schaalia odontolytica DNA encodes these proteins:
- a CDS encoding FHA domain-containing protein, translated as MTTDLAFTVFRIGFLVLLWLLVLAAVNTLRRDIFGTVVTPRGKGRDKATSRRKASREKRKDNKKRTSTNPLAPKDLLVTGGPLVGTMLPLGEAPIVIGRSPACTLVLEDEYASSRHAALTPQSDGWWIEDLSSRNGTFIDDERLSAPRQLKIGDVIRIGQTTLELVG; from the coding sequence GTGACCACTGACCTCGCATTTACCGTTTTCCGCATCGGGTTCCTGGTGCTGCTGTGGCTCCTCGTGCTCGCGGCCGTCAACACGCTGCGACGCGACATCTTCGGCACAGTCGTAACCCCGCGCGGCAAGGGACGCGACAAGGCCACCTCACGCCGCAAAGCCTCCCGTGAGAAGCGCAAGGACAACAAGAAGCGCACGTCCACGAACCCCCTGGCCCCCAAGGATCTCCTGGTGACCGGCGGCCCCCTCGTCGGCACCATGCTGCCCCTCGGCGAGGCCCCCATCGTCATCGGCCGCTCCCCCGCGTGCACCCTCGTGCTCGAAGACGAGTACGCGTCCAGCCGCCACGCAGCACTCACCCCCCAGTCCGACGGCTGGTGGATCGAAGACCTCTCCAGCCGTAACGGCACCTTCATCGACGACGAGCGCCTGAGCGCCCCGCGCCAGCTCAAGATCGGTGACGTCATCCGCATCGGCCAGACGACTCTCGAATTGGTGGGTTGA
- a CDS encoding FhaA domain-containing protein, giving the protein MSIFDRFESAVERGVNGAFSRVFRSGIKPVDITTAIRRAMDESVQEVSASRIIAANHFSVYASRTDLTSLEASLDVLADEFAQQATEHAAANGYSLLGPVTIEFIADASEPSGTLKVDAENRRGPAAPATASSASPEHPIIDVDGEKWLLTEPVTVIGRGSEADIVVNDSGVSRRHLELRITPTGVIATDLGSTNGSFVEGHRIDAATLLDGNQIVIGRTKILFWTHPDQSGV; this is encoded by the coding sequence ATGAGTATCTTCGACCGCTTCGAGAGCGCCGTCGAGAGAGGCGTCAACGGCGCCTTCTCGCGTGTGTTCCGGTCGGGGATCAAGCCCGTGGACATCACCACGGCGATCCGCCGCGCCATGGACGAATCCGTCCAGGAAGTCTCCGCCTCGCGCATCATTGCCGCGAACCACTTCTCGGTCTACGCCTCGCGCACCGACCTCACCTCCCTCGAGGCCTCCCTCGACGTCCTCGCCGACGAGTTCGCCCAGCAGGCCACCGAACACGCCGCAGCGAACGGCTACTCCCTCCTCGGCCCCGTCACGATCGAATTCATCGCCGACGCCTCCGAGCCCAGCGGCACCCTGAAGGTCGACGCTGAAAACCGCCGGGGACCCGCGGCCCCCGCCACGGCCTCGTCCGCGTCCCCCGAGCACCCGATCATCGACGTCGACGGCGAAAAGTGGCTCCTCACCGAGCCCGTCACCGTCATCGGACGCGGCTCCGAAGCCGACATCGTCGTCAACGACTCGGGCGTCTCGCGCCGCCACCTCGAACTGCGCATCACGCCCACCGGCGTGATCGCGACCGATCTGGGCTCCACCAACGGCTCCTTCGTTGAGGGCCACCGCATCGACGCAGCGACCCTGCTCGACGGCAACCAGATCGTCATCGGACGCACCAAGATCCTCTTCTGGACGCACCCAGACCAGAGCGGAGTTTAA